The Flavivirga eckloniae genomic interval ATTAGTCTTTCAAATGAAGATTGAATATAGCTATCTATTCAAAAAAGGAGGAAAAGATACGGTCTTGCAAATTGTGTAATTTTAAAACCCTACAACACTTAATTATTAAAAAGTATCATTCTAAGAATTGATTAATATAATTCCTGAAATTGTTGTTAAAGGGTAAAACAAAAGATACTAATTATTATCACTTTCGATTACTTCCTAAATTAAAACCCAAAACAGTTACTTTGAAAAATTATCCATGTATTAGCATATACATTGGAAATAATTTTTCTTATAAACAATTTAACACAATTATTAAAATTTCACCTTACAATATAACGTTAAGTAAACATGCTCTTAATGCTGTATGCCCAAAATATTTAAAAAACTTACTTAACTGAAAATGGAAAAACTAAAAGCTGCCCTAGAAAGAACTAAATCAAAAATAGATACAACTTTTAAAAACATAAAATTTTCTGACAATAACATACTAGAATCTACAAATGAAGCCATGTACTATATGCTAAATTTGGGAGATGGCGGAAAAAGAATAAGACCAGCCATTGTTTTAACAATTGCAGAGGGATTTAATGGGAATCAAGACCAGGCGTTGGAATTTGCAAAAGCAGTAGAATTTATACATACATATACCCTAATTATAGATGATATCCAGGATGATGATGATATTAGAAGAAACGCACCAACATGCCATATAAAATATGATGTTAATACAGCAATCCTTGCCGCCTCAAGGCTCTTTGAAGAAGGATTGTATCCATTTCATAAATATTGCGAAAACATCGAACTTTTTCGAAAGCTAAACAATCAACTACATAAAGGCCAATGTGCCGATTTAAATGCTGAATCCTGGGAAGAAGACATGTTGTTGCTACAGCATTTACAGTTTATACACTCAGGAAAAACAAGTGCACTCATTCAAATGGCAATTTTAGGAGGATGTATTTCTAGCAAATTGTCAGAACAGCAAACAAGTAAATTATTAGAATACGGGTATTACTTAGGACTGGCATTTCAAGCAAAAGATGACATTTTAAGTAAAACTGAAACAGCTCAAGCATTAGGAAAATCAGCAGGAAAGCAGGCAGATAAAAACAAGCTAACATATCCTTCGCTTTTTGGTTCCGTTGAAAATGCTCAAATAGAAGCTGATAAATTATCTGAAAAAGCCATGTCTTGTTTAGATAAATTTGAAAAAGAAAATGTAGCTGTTTTATTAGAACTTGCAAAATTCACCGTTCAAAGGAAAAGATAATACCATCCTAAAAATAACCCCATCTTAACTTTTTGTTTTTAAGAAAAGAAGAACTATGATGAGTTTCCTATTATATATGTCATTAATTAAAACCCAAACACTATGAAAGAGCTATCAACCCCGGAAGTAGCAATTCGTTTTACTGAATTATTAAACACTTTAGATGACTATGACACTATTATTTTCGATTTAGGCGATGTCCTCTTAAATTGGGACTCCATTCACTTTACATCAGAAACAAAAGGAATAGACGATGTTAGGAAGATGTTAAACCACTCAATTTGGCAAGATTTAGAAAAAGGTTTAATTAATAGAGAATCGGCACTTACAATGTTAAGTTGCGAATTACAAACACCTTATAGTAAGTTAAAAGAATTGCTAGAGTTAAGTGTGGCCAGCTTAAAAGTTAACGAGCCCATGTTGGAGGTACTTAAAACCTTGCATAAAAGAAATAAAAAAATATATTGTCTTTCAAATGTAGACCGGGAATCGTTCTCTTATTTATATACAAACTTTGATTATTGGAAGTGCTTTGATGGTTTATACGTATCCGCTTTGTTACAACTTAGAAAGCCACAAGAAACTATTTTTCAATACATAATTTCAAGTGCCTCCATAAACCCAAAAACGGCGGTTCTTATAGACGACAAATCCGAAAACCTACAGCAGGCGGCAAGCTTTGGAATAAGTACTGTAAAGTATGTAAAAGATAACATTACATATACGCGTATTGAAAAAGAAAACAATAGAAGCCTTCCAGATATAAACCATCATGTAATCAAAAAGAAGGCATTAGGGGAAGCCTATTTAAATGGTCGATTACATAATTTTCCTTTCTGCAAAAGTTTTGTGGGTAATGGGGTAGAGTTAATGGGGAGTGAAGATTTTTCCAAAGAAATATTTTCAACCGCAGTCATTTTACATTCCTATTCGTCGCTTCCCAATGATATTATAGAATCCATGTCCTATGAGATTCTTAATCATGATGGGAAAAATAAACTACGTTGGTGTTTTTATAAAAATGAAGCCAGACCAGAAAATTTCCCTGACGATTTGGATACCACATCAATGGTATTATCATTTCTATTAAATAATAACAAGCTCACTAGGGAAGAGGTAGCTCCTGTAGTGGAACAAATGATAGGTAACAGAAATGAAGATGGTATCATTCAGGTATATTTTGATGATAACAGACCTAGAATAGATGCCATTGTAGCCATAAATGTATTGTACTTAATGCATCAAATTGGATATGGAGAGCGAGAAGCACTAAAAGAAACAGAGATTTTCGTATACGACTTTTTAACTACTCAAAAATACCTCAAAGGTACACGATATTATCCTGCACCAGATGTGTTTTTGTTTTTCCTGTCCAGGCTAGTGGTCGATTTCCCTAATGCGTTTCAGAAATTTCATAAACCACTTATAGAAATGCTAGTATTGCGCATCAATTGTTCGTCATTTCCATTAGAACGCGCTTTAAGAGTTATAGCGTTAAAAAAGTTAGGAATTGTTAATAGGACCGACTTTTTAAAATTATTGGATGATCAATTGGAAGATGGCGGTTGGCCTATGTACGGGCTTTTTATAGCACCAAGGTCTAACACATATTTCGGAAGTAGGGAACTTAGCACAGCATTTGCTTTAGAAGCAATAAACTTAATGAGTAAACGTAATTAAAATAAGAGTATGGCACAAATCATTATCAATAAGCAAAACGATGAATTGGCATTTAGGTTGGAACAATTCAATAACTTAAATCAATTTGATCATTTACAGCGTAAAAATTATTATTCTATCATTCTATTACATGGTGCTAATTTTAATTTAAAAGTCGATTTTTCAGAATATAAGCTCAAAGCAAATCATATGATTTGCTTATCACCATATCAACCATTTATGATTAGCTCTGATGAAGCATGTTCGGGATTTTTATTAAATTTTCATCCCGATTTTTTCTGTACCTATAGACATCAAAATGAAATAGAAACAGAAGGTGTGCTTTTTGGCAATTTTCATGGCTTACCTTTTTTTAAGCTATTTGAAGAAAAATTATTCTCTAACCTCATAGATCAAATTTCTAGAGAAATGGATAGAGATTCTATAGCACAACATGAAGTGCTGGTTGCTTTTTTAAAAGTATTTCTAATTGAATCTGTGAGACAGAAAAAGAAATTTGATGAAGATACTGTGTTAAAATTTACCGATAGACAATCAGAAGTTTTGCAAAACCTTGTAGATGCTATTGAGGGGAATTACACTAAGCTACATGCACCGCAAGAATATGCAGATATACTATGTGTAAGTTCTAAAACCCTGGCAGGCATAGTAAAAAAATATTTAAACCAAACACTAACATCTTTAATAACCAGTAGAATTATTATAGAGGCAAAAAGAGAACTTTATTTAACGTCTAAACCAGTAAAACAGATAGCTGCAGCATTGGGCTATGATGATGAATTTTATTTTAGCCGATTCTTTAAAAAGAAAGTTGGGGTATCGCCCGATACTTATAGAAAAACGGTAGGCTTTGCCAAACTAGAAAAACTACAAGTGGATCTTAAAAAAAGGAGCATCGATTAAGACGCTCCTTTCCGTTTTCTTTTTCAATGTTGCTATAATTATTTAGAAGCCAGAATATCTATCTTTTGAATAGCCGTAGCTTCAAAATCTTTCAGAATAACAGGAGCGTTTTCCATAAGGGCAGCTGCTACTTTACCCTTTAAATGTGCATCCCTATCAGAATCTTCGGCAAAAGTGTCAAATATAGCGTATGTTGTATCATCTAATTTAAAAGCATACCATGATAATGTTTTAGGCTCATCGTCTATCAGTTGTTGCCATGCCTTTAGAAAATGTTCTACGGCTTCAGAGTTTCCTGCTTTAGCGTTCATAATAACCAATAAACCTTTATTTTGTACACCAGGCTTATGGTTACTGGCAATCACATTAACGGGTTTAATGCCAACGTTTACATCAAAGCTTTCAAGTAGACTATCAGCATTAGCTAATAAAGCTTTAGCAACCTCACCTTTTAAATGAGCTTGTCTACCAGCTTCTATTTCAAAGGTGTCATATATTCCAAAAGTGTTTTCATCTATCTGAAAAGCAAACCAGGATACCGTTTCAGGTTCTTGAAGTACTAGCGGTAATCCACTAAGTAGAAAATCTTTAACAGCTTTGGCTTTACCTGCTTTGGCTTTCATGGTTACTAATAGTCCAATGGTTTCATTTTGTGTGTGTGTCATAATAATACTGTTTTTGGTTTTAGAAAATAATTGAATTGAAAACCCTAGAAGCAATACTAAGATTACCAGTTTAAAAGGAGGTCTTGTTTTCATGTTTTTTAATGTTTTGTTACAGTGCAAATTTGTTGTAAAAGGAAGAAGTAAGGAATGGATATCTATAACTTATACATGGACAATTTTTTATAAATAAAACAAGTATAAACACTATGCAGCGACGCAACAATCTCATTAAAGAAAATGGATACTAGCAGTAAACTATCTTAAAACACATAAAAACTATTCAAAAACAGTTTTGTGAAATCCCATAAAACTTCTTTTTAGTCCCTGTTTTGATATGTTTTAGCACTTTTTTTATCAGAAAAATTAAATAGGATGAATCTTCGCTTTAAAATTAAGATAAAGATAGAATTGATACGATTACAAAACATACGAGCAAACCTCTTTTTGGTACTAAGTTTTGCCTGTTATGCTCAGGCTCAAATAACTGTAAACACTAACAAAACTGTCGCTAATATGCCTAATTATAGCGTGAGCTTGTCAGGCAATGGAAATATCATGGCTATAGGAATCCATGAAGCCACTAATAACAATACAAAATCGGGGCGCGTACGCATATATAAAAGCAAATCAGGAGTTTGGAGTCAAGTAGGGCATGATATCAAAGGAGAGGCAGTAGGAGATTACTCAGGCTATAGCGTAAGTCTGTCTAAAGATGGCACTACGGTGGCTATAGGCGCTAAGCATAACCATGGGCGTAACGGTACAAACTCAGGGCATGTACGTGTCTATAAAAATAATTCAGGAGTTTGGAAACAAATAGGAGGAGATATCGATGGAGAGGCAGAAGGAGATTGGTCAGGCTATAGTGTGAGTTTATCTGGCGATGGAGCTATAGTAGCTATAGGTGCAGTTCTTAACAACGGTAATGGTGAAAATTCAGGGCATGTACGTGTCTATAAAAATAATTCAGGAGTATGGACTCAGGTAGGAGCAGATATAAACGGTAAAGCAGCAAAAGATTATTTCGGGACAAGCGTAAGTTTATCTAATAATGGAAGTATTCTGGCAGTAGGAGCGCATCAAGGAGGCGTGCTAACAGGCTATGTAAGTGTGTATAAAAACATATCAGGAAACTGGGAGCAAATAGGAAACGATATTACAGGTGAACCAAAAGATAATTTTTTAGGATGGAATATCAGTTTGTCCAGTAATGGTGCTACTGTGGCTACAGCAGCATATAAGGATAATAAAAAAGGAAAAAGACATGCGTACGTCCGCATGTATCAAACCAAAGGAGGGGCTTGGGTTCAAAAAGGTACAGATATAGACGGTAAAACAACGGGCTATGACGTATTAGGCTTTAATAATATAAGCTTGGGTAAGGATACAATCACACTCCTGGGAGCTTACGATAAGGATAGAGGCAAGCATACACCAATTATAAACTATGTACGTGTGTATAAATATAACAGTTCAAATATATGGAAACAGATAAACACAGATATATAACACCAATTTAATTTTATACACTGGGTGGTAATGGAGAGTATTTAGGTTGCTCCATAAGTCTTGCTTACTATAAAAGTAGGTTTTTAGTAAGATCATAATAGAGTTAGTTGGGACCCCTTGTGAGCAGCCTATATACCACCCAAATAGTGGTGCAATAATGAATAAAACCAATACATAAAGCATGAAACGAACATTATAATTTTAGATGTTTTTCTAGCAAAATAGTGTTTAAAATTCCTGTTGACAGACAGGTTTAATGTAAAAGCGTAGCGCTAGCCCCAATGATTATCGGGATTCTCAATTTTATAATTAACATAAATTAAAATAATTCTAAAGATTTAAGCGTATGAAAAAAAAATACACAACAATGGCGCTGTTCAAAACGTCACAAAAACCAATAAAGATAAAAGTATTACACCTATTATATGTGGTGGTATTTGTACAGATAAGCACCATTCTGTTCGGGTTGATAACATTTGTAAGAGTAGCTATGTTCAATTAAAATAGAGACTAGTTCTCCTTTTCATATTGTTGGCAATGAGTACTTATTGATTTCTCTGCTTCTGTAATCGAATGGATATTTCCATGTGGTCTTTGAGCATTGGTTGCTGAGCGGAGTCGAAGCAAAGAAATTCTCCAATATGTCCATGTTTAATAGCGAATTATCCATGTTCTGAACACCCGGATAAAAATAATTTTGAAAACAAACAATCAAACGCTCTATTCAATGAGTTGAGAGCGGTTTAAATTAAAAACAACTAGATGAAAAAGAACAGGTTATATTTTTTTATAGCAATCTCGATATGGTGCATCCAGTCCTATGCACAGCAAGATGTAACATTTACACTATACAATTATAATATGAACATCATTAACCCGGCCTATGCAGGTACTGGTGAAAATATGGAATTCACCTCAAACTATAGATCACAATGGACGGGTTTAGATGACGCACCCAAAACCTGGAGTTTTTCATTGAGTAGCCCAATGAACGACAAGGTGGGGTTGGGCCTTTCAGTTATCAACAGTAGGGTGTTCGTACTCAAGGAAACCGATGTTTTTGTTGATTTATCTTATAGACTACAGTTAAAAGAAAAATTGGACCTATTTCTGGGCTTTAAGGCAGGTGGGGCTGCCGTTAACATAGACTTGGCAGATATTGGACTTGATAACGATCCGCTTTTTTCAGAAAATGTAAGTGTGTTCAATCCAAATATTGGAATAGGTGCCTATTTAAAGGGAGAAAACTATTTTATAAATATATCCGTACCAGCGCTTCTAAAAACAAGGAGATACGAAAAGGAATCGGGCATTGTAACACAAGCTACAGATAAAATGCAATTTTTTATGGGAGCGGGATATCATTTTCTTTTGAACGGGGATGTGACCTTTACGCCCTCTTTTTTAACACGGGTAATTAGCGAAGTGCCTTTCTCAATGGATATAAGCGGAACCTTCGACCTGTACAACAGGGTAGAATTTGGTCTGAGCTACAGGTTAAAAGAATCTATTAGCTCCCTGGTATTCTTTAAAATGACAAATAGAATTGAGATAGGCTATGCCTATGACAGCTCTATAACCGCAATAAGTAATTATAGAAGAGGAAATCACGAATTCATATTAAAGTTTCCAATACTAATCTCAGGAAAACAAACACAAAGATAAGATAGAGGTAAGCATACATTAACTTATAAGTTATATATATATGTATGTATAAGCATAACAATTCAATTATATGCGAAATTCTAAGCGGTAAATCGTATAACCCCTGGGTGGTAAAATGAGAGTATTATAGGTTGCTCCATAAGTGCTTGCTTATATTGAGAGGTTAAGTTAGGCAAGACGCATCTTCATATTAGGTTTAGAGAGACCCTATTATAGTGAGCAACCTATATACCACCCAAATAGCAGTACAATAAAAAATAAGCCCAATACATATATATAAATTAATAAAAAAATGATACGTATTAAAACTTGTAAACCATTATTATTTGTGCTTTTTGCTCTGGCACTTTTCTCGTGTAATTCTGATGATGATGCTAATCCGGAAGACAGTGAAGAAATAATAGCCACTAAAGAAAAATTAGTTGGAAATTGGAAATTGGTAAGCAGCACTATTGACAATAAAAGTGTTTCACCATCTGAATTTGAATGCTTAAAAAAATCAATAGCAACTTTTAATCAAGATGGTACTTATAAATTAACTTTTTTAAAACCAGGAAGTAGTTCTACAAACCTTTGTTCTAAAACAAGTACACAATCTGGAACCTATACGGTTATTGGTTTAAATAGTGTTACTTTTTTTAATTTTGATTCTGAAATCAAGTTGATTGATGATACCTTACAAATTACCTCCAAAATCACCAATGGTAATGAGGAACAAGATCAAATAGATATTTTTATTAGAAGTGACAATACGGAATTAGAGGAAAATCCGGAAGAAGAAACAGACGACCTGGAAACAGATAACGATAATGGTAATGAAGAAGCCAACACTTTTGATGGAACAGAAGTAATTAAAAACATATTAGGAAAGTGGAAAATCGACTCTGATCAAGATTGTCTTCAAAAAAACACAATGGAATTTAAATCTCAGAGTGTTTTTGAATTTATTCAGCATAAGAAAACCTTCAATCGTAGAGATTTGCTAAACTATAATGTAAGCGTAAGTTATCCTTTACCAGAAAGTATTAAGGCTGCAGTTACCAAAGGAAATGATATGGTTGTTTTTGATACCAGTGCAACATGTCAATTTATCAAAACGAGCACCTTGGAATATATAGTAAAAGACGAAAAAACCATAGTACTTAAAAACATCTCCGGAATAAAATTATTATTGCAAGATAACAAGACCATTAAGCTTATATACACATTTACAGATAGTAGTGTTAATGAACAAGTCAGAGAATTTGTTTACAAAAAGCTATAAAACCCCGAATAATTTAACCTTAAATAACTTAATCTTATGAAAAAAAAATTACAAAATTTATGTTTAACAGCCCTTACTTTATTTACAGCGCTCTCTTTTGGTCAAAACCAAATCACTTTTGATTTTTCAAGCAATACAAGTATCAATGGAACGAGTGTAAGTCAGACCGTTTTAAACCAAGGTGTTAGCTATCAATTAACAGCAACCCACAACTTTGCAGATGCTGATTTATGGGGGGATGTTTCTGGTGAAAATACTACTTCAGGAAAACCATTGTTTTTCGCACAAGTAGGATCTGGTAGTGGGTCGATACAACCAGAGATTTGGACAGTAATATTGACCAAAGATGGCCAACCATGTTCTTTTAATTTATCTAATATTAGTTTTGAAAAGTTTTGCGGTTTATCAACTAGTTTTAGTTTCTCTAATAATTTAGGTGAGACGATGGTTTCTACTACTATTCCTTCGGTAGGAGCAGCAGGTTCTATTCCAGGTTCTACTACTTTTGCCCAGAACAATATTGGCATTGAAAGTTTTACTATAAGAACGACTACTTTTCAAGGAACACAATGTACCGACTTTGGTAATATTATATTAACACCTGCAGCAAACACTTTAAGTGCAGAAGAGGTTAGAGTAGCAGAGTTGGTGAGCAACGTGTATCCTAATCCCACAGCTGACAATGTTAAGTTGTTGTTTAATAATACTGTAAAAAAACAAATAGAATTATTTGATCTTAATGGGCAGTTATTAATTTCTCAAATATCCACAAATGATGAAGAAATTATAAGTTTAGATAATTATAACAGTGGTGTTTATTACTTGAAAGTTACAAATACTGAAATTAATCAAACTGTCAAAATAGTTAAATTATAATAAAATAATTGATTACACATTTTTATACCAGTATTGATGACTTACAACTGTACCTGTCAACAGTTTATATCTATCAAGGTGCATTCAGAAAACCTTTAAAGCCTTGTAAATACTAGTAATTCTTTGTAAATTAAAAAAACACAAACCCCGAAAATGACCGATAAGGAATAAAAACGGGGTTTTCTTTTTTGTTGAATATGAAAACACGAAGCATTAATAAACTCTAAATATTTTTTTATTCATTATTTTTAAAAATTTGCCAATGCTTTGGTCACAACTCATATAATCGATTTACTTTATATAACTAAATCTCCTTTAAGCCAACTTTCTAAGTTAACGTGAGTGAATTACATCCAGAAAGTCTGAATTAATTGTCTAAAATACAGCTACTTGTCATGTCGACATCTGCCTGCCAACAGCTACGGTGTACCCACATCTTTTTAATCAAGCCACGAATTACACAGATTTATACGAATAAAACCTCAATATGATGGATAGCTCTCTATACTATTCATAATCACTAATCAGACTTTCAGTCTGTTTTTACAATCCAAACCCAATTTAATTCTATCATATTTCTGCACTTTAATTTATTAATAAGTAAACTTGAATTACTTATTTGTAAATAATTTATATTTAGAACCATTTGTGATAATTCGTGAAATTAGTGTCTATCTTTTTAGAATTATTATTTAAGCAGCCATATTTGTGGGTACACCGTAGCTGTCGGCAGACAGGGAGCGAAGCATGAGTGACGAGACATCACATTATGATTTGATTCCTTGTCGTAAGCTTCGCTTATATCTTCAAACAAAATATATTTTGTTTTCGATAGCGTTCGGAATGAGAGGATTTTGTGTTAAAATTTTGATTATCAATTATTAATAAATCGAACTGACATTAAGTTATTTAAAATAGGAACGCTAGCCGAATACCCTAGCATCTGGCAGGAGAGTGTCAATAGTTTGAAAGTGTCGTACAAAAGAAAAACTGTTTGAACGCAGTGAGTTTTTTTCTTTTAGACATTAAAAACGTTATTGACTGCCAAAGATTTAAGGCTAGAGTTTCCTAACTGCTGGTAGGCAGGTTTGTTTCTTTTTGGGGCAATGCAAAAAAATATTGAAAAGAATATTTTAATATATCAAACAGGTTTAGTTCGTTTTAAAGAAAATGAACAGCTAACAATAAACCATCTCAAAACACATTAAAACCATTCAAAAAATAGTTTTACGAGTCCCATAAAACCATTTCTTAGTCCCCATTTTAACATAGTTTGGCACATTTTTTATAAGACTAGCCAAATAGAATGAATCTTCGCTTTAAAGTTATAGCATATCGTGTTTGAAATTAATGAGTTCACTAAAAAAGAACATGTTACCAAGTTATTTTATATGAGAAATACGCATCTAAATACAATTATATACAGATCTAATTATTAATAAACAACATTAAACAGTTACAGAGCAAATTATCCATGGTAAATAGAAAATTATCTATGTTTCAGAATAGCCAATGAAAATAGATTTGTAAATAAATTAATTAATAAAAAATTACTTGAAAAGGCGTGTTGTGTTTATAAGGGGAGTTGGGTAGGGGGTTAGTTAACTACTTCAAATAACCCTAACTAGTGGCACGTCTTTTTGTTTCAAATAGTATATAAAATGAGGCTGGAAAGTATTTATAAAATGAGGCTGGAAAGTATTTATAAAATAGGCTATGAATTAAGTATTAAAAAAGTTTAATGAAAGATAGAGTAGCAATATTAACCCAAAAAAAGTCAGACTGTTTATCTCTATTAGGAGATTTAAGAAATAGTGGAGTACGCAGACGTGAAGTTTTTTTTTCCTGGGAAGATTTGTGGCTATCAGAACAGAATAAAGAATACGATTTTATACTAATTGATTATTACTTTTTTGACATGTTTAGAGGCGACATGGTATGTTATCATTTGTTTCATCAATATAAATATAAGATTACATTTTATAGTAATATATCACAAAAAATAGAGACCCAAAAAGGCAAAATAGAAGTCGATTTATATAGAATGTTTTTTCGCCCATTTGTAGATTTTGATAAGCTCATTGAAAGTAATAGTAATAATTGTATTCTAACGAATTCACCTGATAAGATGTCGGGAATAGACACATTAAAAAAAAATGAAGTAAGAAGGAAAAGTAAAGATGCTTTTTTTTTAAAGGAAGGCTATTCACTCATCAAATTTTATTTAGAAGAAGTGTTATGTCTGGAGAGCGACCGCAATTATATAACCATTTATTTAAGTAGTGGTAAACACTTAATAAGAGAAACACTACAGTCAATACAAGAAATTTTACCAAATAATTTTTTAAGGGTAAATAGATCGGTAATCATAAATGTAGATAAGATTTATAAAGTGGTAGGGAATAAGATACACATAGAGGGCTTAAGCAAGTTTCATCCGGTAATAGCAAATAAATACAAACAGGACATTTTAGAAGCCATTCCGCTGTTTAACCTAAAAAGCTCTATTCATTGGAATTATTTAAAAGAGAATCCTTCTTGTCATTCAAAATAAGGCACGAAGA includes:
- a CDS encoding helix-turn-helix domain-containing protein, whose translation is MAQIIINKQNDELAFRLEQFNNLNQFDHLQRKNYYSIILLHGANFNLKVDFSEYKLKANHMICLSPYQPFMISSDEACSGFLLNFHPDFFCTYRHQNEIETEGVLFGNFHGLPFFKLFEEKLFSNLIDQISREMDRDSIAQHEVLVAFLKVFLIESVRQKKKFDEDTVLKFTDRQSEVLQNLVDAIEGNYTKLHAPQEYADILCVSSKTLAGIVKKYLNQTLTSLITSRIIIEAKRELYLTSKPVKQIAAALGYDDEFYFSRFFKKKVGVSPDTYRKTVGFAKLEKLQVDLKKRSID
- a CDS encoding putative quinol monooxygenase translates to MKTRPPFKLVILVLLLGFSIQLFSKTKNSIIMTHTQNETIGLLVTMKAKAGKAKAVKDFLLSGLPLVLQEPETVSWFAFQIDENTFGIYDTFEIEAGRQAHLKGEVAKALLANADSLLESFDVNVGIKPVNVIASNHKPGVQNKGLLVIMNAKAGNSEAVEHFLKAWQQLIDDEPKTLSWYAFKLDDTTYAIFDTFAEDSDRDAHLKGKVAAALMENAPVILKDFEATAIQKIDILASK
- a CDS encoding lipocalin family protein; amino-acid sequence: MIRIKTCKPLLFVLFALALFSCNSDDDANPEDSEEIIATKEKLVGNWKLVSSTIDNKSVSPSEFECLKKSIATFNQDGTYKLTFLKPGSSSTNLCSKTSTQSGTYTVIGLNSVTFFNFDSEIKLIDDTLQITSKITNGNEEQDQIDIFIRSDNTELEENPEEETDDLETDNDNGNEEANTFDGTEVIKNILGKWKIDSDQDCLQKNTMEFKSQSVFEFIQHKKTFNRRDLLNYNVSVSYPLPESIKAAVTKGNDMVVFDTSATCQFIKTSTLEYIVKDEKTIVLKNISGIKLLLQDNKTIKLIYTFTDSSVNEQVREFVYKKL
- a CDS encoding T9SS type A sorting domain-containing protein, with product MKKKLQNLCLTALTLFTALSFGQNQITFDFSSNTSINGTSVSQTVLNQGVSYQLTATHNFADADLWGDVSGENTTSGKPLFFAQVGSGSGSIQPEIWTVILTKDGQPCSFNLSNISFEKFCGLSTSFSFSNNLGETMVSTTIPSVGAAGSIPGSTTFAQNNIGIESFTIRTTTFQGTQCTDFGNIILTPAANTLSAEEVRVAELVSNVYPNPTADNVKLLFNNTVKKQIELFDLNGQLLISQISTNDEEIISLDNYNSGVYYLKVTNTEINQTVKIVKL
- a CDS encoding polyprenyl synthetase family protein, translating into MEKLKAALERTKSKIDTTFKNIKFSDNNILESTNEAMYYMLNLGDGGKRIRPAIVLTIAEGFNGNQDQALEFAKAVEFIHTYTLIIDDIQDDDDIRRNAPTCHIKYDVNTAILAASRLFEEGLYPFHKYCENIELFRKLNNQLHKGQCADLNAESWEEDMLLLQHLQFIHSGKTSALIQMAILGGCISSKLSEQQTSKLLEYGYYLGLAFQAKDDILSKTETAQALGKSAGKQADKNKLTYPSLFGSVENAQIEADKLSEKAMSCLDKFEKENVAVLLELAKFTVQRKR
- a CDS encoding WD40 repeat domain-containing protein, which gives rise to MPNYSVSLSGNGNIMAIGIHEATNNNTKSGRVRIYKSKSGVWSQVGHDIKGEAVGDYSGYSVSLSKDGTTVAIGAKHNHGRNGTNSGHVRVYKNNSGVWKQIGGDIDGEAEGDWSGYSVSLSGDGAIVAIGAVLNNGNGENSGHVRVYKNNSGVWTQVGADINGKAAKDYFGTSVSLSNNGSILAVGAHQGGVLTGYVSVYKNISGNWEQIGNDITGEPKDNFLGWNISLSSNGATVATAAYKDNKKGKRHAYVRMYQTKGGAWVQKGTDIDGKTTGYDVLGFNNISLGKDTITLLGAYDKDRGKHTPIINYVRVYKYNSSNIWKQINTDI
- a CDS encoding HAD-IA family hydrolase — its product is MKELSTPEVAIRFTELLNTLDDYDTIIFDLGDVLLNWDSIHFTSETKGIDDVRKMLNHSIWQDLEKGLINRESALTMLSCELQTPYSKLKELLELSVASLKVNEPMLEVLKTLHKRNKKIYCLSNVDRESFSYLYTNFDYWKCFDGLYVSALLQLRKPQETIFQYIISSASINPKTAVLIDDKSENLQQAASFGISTVKYVKDNITYTRIEKENNRSLPDINHHVIKKKALGEAYLNGRLHNFPFCKSFVGNGVELMGSEDFSKEIFSTAVILHSYSSLPNDIIESMSYEILNHDGKNKLRWCFYKNEARPENFPDDLDTTSMVLSFLLNNNKLTREEVAPVVEQMIGNRNEDGIIQVYFDDNRPRIDAIVAINVLYLMHQIGYGEREALKETEIFVYDFLTTQKYLKGTRYYPAPDVFLFFLSRLVVDFPNAFQKFHKPLIEMLVLRINCSSFPLERALRVIALKKLGIVNRTDFLKLLDDQLEDGGWPMYGLFIAPRSNTYFGSRELSTAFALEAINLMSKRN
- a CDS encoding PorP/SprF family type IX secretion system membrane protein encodes the protein MKKNRLYFFIAISIWCIQSYAQQDVTFTLYNYNMNIINPAYAGTGENMEFTSNYRSQWTGLDDAPKTWSFSLSSPMNDKVGLGLSVINSRVFVLKETDVFVDLSYRLQLKEKLDLFLGFKAGGAAVNIDLADIGLDNDPLFSENVSVFNPNIGIGAYLKGENYFINISVPALLKTRRYEKESGIVTQATDKMQFFMGAGYHFLLNGDVTFTPSFLTRVISEVPFSMDISGTFDLYNRVEFGLSYRLKESISSLVFFKMTNRIEIGYAYDSSITAISNYRRGNHEFILKFPILISGKQTQR
- a CDS encoding LytR/AlgR family response regulator transcription factor, producing MKDRVAILTQKKSDCLSLLGDLRNSGVRRREVFFSWEDLWLSEQNKEYDFILIDYYFFDMFRGDMVCYHLFHQYKYKITFYSNISQKIETQKGKIEVDLYRMFFRPFVDFDKLIESNSNNCILTNSPDKMSGIDTLKKNEVRRKSKDAFFLKEGYSLIKFYLEEVLCLESDRNYITIYLSSGKHLIRETLQSIQEILPNNFLRVNRSVIINVDKIYKVVGNKIHIEGLSKFHPVIANKYKQDILEAIPLFNLKSSIHWNYLKENPSCHSK